The Nostoc sp. UHCC 0926 genome has a window encoding:
- a CDS encoding RNA recognition motif domain-containing protein: MSIYVGNLSYEVKEDDIKGVFAEYGTVKRVQLPTDRETGQARGFGFVEMGTDAEEAAAIEGLDGAEWMGRNLKVNKAKPREDRGSSGGNRGGYGGGGGRNRY, translated from the coding sequence ATGTCAATTTATGTAGGCAACCTTTCTTACGAAGTTAAGGAAGATGATATTAAGGGTGTTTTTGCTGAATATGGTACTGTAAAGCGTGTTCAACTACCTACTGACCGTGAAACAGGACAAGCACGCGGTTTTGGTTTTGTAGAAATGGGAACAGATGCAGAAGAAGCAGCTGCCATTGAGGGTCTTGATGGTGCTGAGTGGATGGGTCGTAACCTGAAAGTGAATAAGGCTAAACCCAGAGAAGACAGAGGTTCGTCTGGTGGGAACCGAGGAGGGTACGGTGGGGGCGGTGGACGTAACCGCTACTAA
- the rpsU gene encoding 30S ribosomal protein S21 produces the protein MTQIIVGDNEHIESALRRFKREVSKAGIFPDMRKHRHFETPIEKRKRKEIAKHRQGKRHFRT, from the coding sequence ATGACCCAAATAATAGTGGGTGACAATGAACACATTGAGTCAGCCTTACGTCGATTTAAACGAGAAGTTTCCAAGGCTGGGATTTTTCCAGATATGAGGAAGCATCGTCACTTTGAAACACCTATAGAAAAACGCAAGCGTAAAGAAATTGCCAAGCACAGGCAGGGTAAAAGACATTTCCGCACTTAA